In Bacteroidales bacterium, a single genomic region encodes these proteins:
- a CDS encoding agmatine deiminase family protein — protein MQYKKTIFLIIIITILNSPISFSQDGVIKNYRLTHKMSPAEKELMKNYSKSFTETDPPTGEVRNIAEWEPMESVLIAYDGGFGIPYSLIAEMSEDCNITTIVSGSSEETTVRNIYSSNGVNISHCTFVYQDPDSWWTRDYSPWYIAVDDSEVAIINFPYNRPRPNDNDVPILMANFLGLDLYGMNIYHTGGNYMCDGNNIAVSTNLIFSENMEGSECLQDIPLSEETIRQRMENYLGIETYHVTDDPMDDYIEHIDCWGKFLDVDKIMITQVPATDYRYADYEAVATYFSEQNCSWGYPYEVIRVQAADNDDDDVNPYTNSLILNNKVFVPQTGSSLDDDAITTYEEAMPGYEIIGVYSGSWINSDALHCRTHGIADREMLYIKHFPLYGELSYQENFTIEAEVVSYGGSPVTTDFPKLFYKQNSGSWEETIMINTEGNTYTSSIPGLGGNNEVEYYIYAENENNKSESHPCIGSADPHIFSYSGGSVAVNNIKQNKEINIFPNPNNGKFTLQTMFVSGSLQIININGKEVYSTEFSSSLNTINISDFASGIYLIKIEKEGAVYYEKIIIRQ, from the coding sequence ATGCAATATAAAAAAACTATTTTCTTAATTATTATTATAACAATCCTAAATTCTCCAATTTCTTTTTCTCAAGACGGGGTAATAAAAAATTATCGGCTTACACATAAGATGAGCCCTGCGGAAAAGGAATTAATGAAAAATTATTCCAAAAGTTTCACAGAGACAGATCCGCCAACGGGTGAAGTTCGCAATATTGCAGAATGGGAACCTATGGAAAGTGTTCTGATTGCTTATGACGGTGGTTTCGGTATTCCATACAGTTTAATTGCAGAAATGTCGGAAGATTGTAATATTACTACTATTGTTTCCGGTTCTTCCGAAGAAACAACAGTTCGGAATATATATTCGTCAAACGGTGTTAATATAAGTCATTGCACGTTTGTTTACCAAGACCCGGATTCATGGTGGACAAGAGACTACAGTCCTTGGTATATAGCTGTAGATGACAGTGAAGTCGCAATTATTAATTTTCCTTATAACCGTCCGCGACCTAATGATAATGATGTACCTATATTAATGGCTAATTTTCTCGGACTTGATTTATACGGGATGAATATATATCATACAGGCGGAAATTATATGTGTGACGGTAATAATATTGCTGTGTCTACAAATTTAATTTTTTCTGAAAATATGGAAGGTAGTGAATGTTTGCAAGACATTCCTCTTTCAGAGGAAACAATCAGACAAAGAATGGAAAATTATCTCGGCATAGAGACATATCATGTTACTGATGATCCGATGGATGATTATATTGAACATATTGATTGTTGGGGGAAATTCCTTGATGTTGATAAAATAATGATAACTCAAGTTCCTGCAACTGATTACAGGTATGCTGATTATGAGGCTGTAGCAACATATTTTTCTGAACAAAATTGCTCTTGGGGTTACCCTTATGAAGTAATCAGAGTTCAAGCTGCTGATAATGACGATGATGATGTAAATCCATATACAAATTCTCTGATACTTAACAATAAAGTATTTGTGCCTCAAACAGGATCTTCTCTTGATGATGATGCAATTACAACTTATGAAGAAGCAATGCCGGGATATGAAATTATTGGGGTGTATTCAGGCAGTTGGATTAACAGCGATGCTTTACATTGCAGAACACACGGTATAGCAGACAGAGAAATGTTATATATTAAGCATTTTCCTCTTTACGGTGAGTTGTCTTATCAAGAAAATTTCACAATAGAAGCTGAAGTTGTTTCTTATGGCGGAAGTCCTGTTACAACAGATTTTCCGAAATTATTTTACAAACAAAACAGCGGAAGCTGGGAAGAAACAATTATGATTAATACCGAAGGAAATACATATACGTCTTCAATTCCGGGATTAGGCGGAAACAATGAAGTTGAATATTATATCTATGCGGAAAATGAAAATAATAAATCAGAATCACATCCTTGCATCGGTTCTGCCGATCCGCATATATTTTCTTATTCAGGAGGAAGTGTAGCTGTTAATAATATTAAACAAAATAAAGAAATTAATATTTTCCCTAACCCTAATAACGGAAAGTTTACTTTACAAACAATGTTTGTTTCAGGTTCTCTTCAAATTATTAATATCAACGGAAAAGAAGTTTACTCAACAGAATTTTCTTCTTCATTAAATACAATTAATATTTCAGATTTTGCATCAGGAATTTATCTCATTAAGATAGAAAAAGAAGGAGCTGTTTATTACGAAAAGATAATTATCCGACAATAA
- the tnpA gene encoding IS200/IS605 family transposase: MANTYTQIHIQTIFAVQNRQCLIQPDWKDELYKYITGIIQNYDHKLLQINGMPDHIHIFFGMRPKQSLSDLMKKVKEDSSGWINKKGFLRNHFSWQAGFGAFSYAKSQVPNVIRYIQNQEKHHKKETFIEEYLNFLKAFEIDYDERYIFKPVL; encoded by the coding sequence ATGGCAAATACCTACACACAAATTCACATACAAACCATATTCGCAGTACAAAACAGGCAGTGTTTAATCCAACCGGATTGGAAAGATGAATTGTATAAATACATTACAGGCATAATACAAAATTATGACCATAAGTTATTACAAATAAACGGAATGCCTGACCATATCCATATATTCTTTGGTATGCGCCCCAAACAATCTTTATCTGATTTGATGAAAAAAGTAAAAGAAGATTCTTCCGGGTGGATTAACAAAAAAGGATTTTTGCGAAATCATTTTTCTTGGCAAGCAGGATTTGGTGCATTCTCATATGCAAAATCACAAGTGCCGAATGTAATCCGATATATTCAAAATCAAGAAAAACATCATAAAAAGGAAACGTTTATTGAAGAATATTTAAATTTTTTAAAAGCATTTGAAATTGATTATGATGAACGATATATTTTTAAACCGGTACTTTGA
- the priA gene encoding primosomal protein N', whose product MHLFCKKINYIYDLNNNKTTYTEIILPVPLPKLYTYSVPDDINADELRGKRVIVQFGKKKHYTGIVKNVTSQKPGYETKEIISVLDEKPIISDIQFQLWDWTADYYMCTLGDVFRAALPSGLKLESQTNIILIPETDYSDISEKEELIIGLLTNEDFLPISKIEKETDFNVLPVIKKLVDKEIVKAEEWIKKKYKPKYDDYISLPDELKNEIYLTEILDKLNRAKKQSELLMSFIYMIKYGSDRYGGLKPANEFLKKDLLKHSGASQANLKALIDKGYLKLQKKEVSRFPESEYKIEENNELNEHQKKALSEIKKGFLEKDTVLLHGITSSGKTEIYIELIKEQLNKGKQVLYLLPEIALTAQITTRLSKIFGDKLGVYHSKFNDNERVEVWKSLQNKKYEIILGVRSSVFLPFENLGIIIVDEEHENTYKQFNPAPRYNARDVSIVAAKIHGAKVLLGTATPSIESYFNAKTGKYGLVELFIRYKDISLPEIEVADIKEARHRKQMKSLFAPTMLAAIKHALENKEQIILFQNRRGFSPFTECETCGYIPRCENCDVSLTYHKYTNQLVCHYCGYSERASKICKACESPAMATRGFGTQKIEDEIKEFFPEVKVARMDTDSTGSKKAYQKIICEFETGKTNVLIGTQMVSKGLDFDNVALVGIMNADNMLNFPDFRAFERAYQLMAQVSGRAGRKNKQGKVIIQTSDKIHPIIKNVIDNNYSAMFISQSEIRKQYKYPPFYRLIQLNIKHKQKHIVDEASEQLARELRAIFGKRILGPEFPVISWIKTWYIKVILIKLEKKVSHKKAKELINITINNVKSNDKFKYVQFVADVDPM is encoded by the coding sequence ATGCACCTTTTTTGCAAAAAGATTAATTATATTTACGATTTGAATAATAATAAAACAACATACACAGAAATAATCCTCCCGGTTCCCTTACCGAAATTATATACTTATTCTGTACCTGATGATATTAATGCTGATGAATTAAGAGGAAAAAGGGTTATTGTGCAATTCGGCAAGAAGAAGCATTATACCGGGATTGTTAAAAATGTTACTTCTCAAAAGCCCGGTTATGAGACCAAAGAAATAATATCAGTTCTTGATGAAAAACCGATTATTTCAGATATTCAATTTCAACTTTGGGATTGGACAGCCGATTATTATATGTGCACTCTCGGAGACGTTTTCAGAGCTGCATTACCGTCAGGCCTTAAGTTAGAAAGTCAAACAAATATTATCCTGATTCCGGAAACCGATTATTCCGATATTTCTGAAAAAGAAGAATTAATTATAGGATTATTGACAAATGAGGATTTTTTACCAATCAGTAAAATAGAAAAAGAAACTGATTTTAATGTTTTGCCTGTTATTAAAAAGTTGGTTGATAAAGAAATTGTTAAAGCTGAAGAGTGGATAAAGAAAAAATATAAACCAAAATATGACGATTATATCAGCCTGCCTGATGAGCTGAAAAATGAAATTTATTTAACGGAAATATTAGATAAACTCAATCGAGCAAAAAAGCAAAGTGAATTGCTTATGAGTTTTATTTACATGATAAAATACGGAAGCGATCGTTACGGAGGACTGAAACCTGCAAATGAATTTCTGAAAAAAGATTTATTAAAACATTCCGGAGCATCACAAGCAAACCTAAAAGCTTTGATTGACAAGGGATATCTTAAATTGCAAAAAAAGGAAGTAAGCAGATTCCCTGAATCAGAATATAAAATTGAAGAAAATAACGAGTTAAATGAACATCAAAAAAAGGCTTTATCGGAAATAAAAAAGGGGTTTTTAGAAAAAGACACTGTATTATTGCACGGTATTACTTCTTCGGGCAAAACCGAAATTTATATTGAACTGATTAAGGAGCAATTAAATAAAGGTAAACAAGTTTTATATTTACTTCCCGAAATTGCATTAACGGCACAAATTACAACACGCCTTTCCAAAATATTCGGTGATAAACTTGGTGTGTATCATTCGAAATTTAATGATAATGAACGGGTTGAGGTTTGGAAAAGTCTTCAGAATAAAAAATACGAAATCATTTTGGGAGTTCGTTCATCCGTATTTTTACCTTTTGAAAACCTCGGTATAATAATAGTTGATGAGGAACATGAAAATACTTATAAACAATTTAACCCTGCACCGCGATATAATGCACGTGATGTTTCGATTGTCGCGGCAAAAATACACGGTGCAAAAGTTCTTCTCGGTACGGCAACTCCGTCAATTGAATCATATTTTAATGCTAAAACAGGGAAATACGGCTTGGTTGAATTATTCATAAGATATAAAGATATCAGTTTGCCTGAAATTGAAGTTGCCGACATAAAAGAAGCAAGACACAGAAAGCAAATGAAATCATTATTTGCACCGACAATGCTTGCAGCAATAAAACATGCACTTGAAAATAAAGAACAGATAATACTTTTTCAAAACCGCAGAGGTTTTTCTCCGTTTACGGAATGTGAAACTTGCGGATATATCCCAAGATGTGAAAATTGCGACGTAAGTTTAACTTATCATAAATATACAAATCAATTGGTGTGTCATTATTGCGGATATTCCGAAAGAGCAAGTAAAATTTGCAAAGCATGCGAAAGCCCTGCAATGGCAACCAGAGGTTTCGGCACACAAAAAATTGAAGATGAGATAAAAGAATTCTTTCCGGAAGTTAAAGTTGCTCGAATGGATACCGACAGTACAGGAAGTAAAAAAGCATACCAAAAAATTATCTGTGAATTTGAAACCGGTAAAACAAATGTGTTAATTGGTACACAGATGGTATCCAAAGGATTAGACTTTGATAATGTTGCTTTGGTGGGAATAATGAATGCAGATAATATGTTAAATTTTCCCGATTTCAGAGCTTTTGAAAGAGCTTATCAACTGATGGCACAAGTAAGCGGAAGGGCAGGGAGGAAGAACAAACAAGGGAAAGTTATTATTCAAACATCCGATAAAATACATCCGATTATTAAGAATGTTATTGACAATAACTACTCGGCAATGTTTATAAGTCAATCAGAAATACGAAAACAATATAAATATCCGCCCTTTTACAGATTGATTCAATTAAATATAAAGCATAAGCAGAAACATATTGTTGATGAAGCATCAGAACAACTTGCCCGTGAATTGAGAGCAATATTCGGCAAAAGAATTCTCGGCCCTGAATTCCCTGTTATTTCTTGGATTAAGACTTGGTATATTAAAGTAATTCTGATAAAGTTAGAAAAAAAAGTTTCTCATAAAAAAGCAAAAGAACTTATCAACATTACCATTAATAACGTTAAAAGCAATGATAAGTTCAAATATGTTCAGTTTGTTGCGGATGTGGATCCGATGTAG
- a CDS encoding HpaII family restriction endonuclease, translating to MLKGNKGEWSEIYTFLKLLSDGNLFSGDANLNRIQDLIYPIIKILRTETDGKYEYIINSDIIVIARDNEKIRIPVKQFQEQTQMLLDKIKSSKSSAFTIPEINEFLELINCKTLKAKSSVKTDIRVVIHDLKTNTKPELGFSIKSQLGSPSTLLNASKATNFIYKLTKNLTNEQIIEINTIKNFTDKFEKLVEYGSKIKFVETEKSIFGNNLVLIDSYLPEITANLVYLFFSSKTTAISELTEQLREFNPMNYDLSYHHNFYEYKIKHLLTDIALGLMPAKVWTGKYDATGGYLIVKEDGDVLAYHLYNRNEFENYLFHNTKLETASTSRHNFGKIYFDENEQKIKLNLQIRFKK from the coding sequence ATGCTCAAAGGAAATAAGGGAGAATGGAGCGAAATATACACATTTTTAAAATTATTGAGTGATGGTAATTTATTTTCAGGTGATGCAAATTTGAACAGAATCCAAGACCTTATTTATCCGATAATCAAAATATTACGAACAGAAACTGATGGTAAGTATGAATATATTATTAACAGCGATATTATAGTTATTGCAAGGGATAACGAAAAAATCAGAATCCCTGTGAAACAATTCCAAGAACAAACCCAAATGCTTTTAGACAAAATAAAAAGTTCTAAAAGCAGTGCATTCACAATTCCTGAAATTAATGAATTTTTAGAGTTGATTAATTGCAAAACTTTAAAAGCAAAATCTTCCGTAAAAACAGATATTAGAGTTGTAATTCATGATTTAAAAACAAATACGAAACCTGAATTAGGATTTAGTATTAAATCACAATTAGGCAGTCCTTCAACTTTGTTGAATGCAAGTAAAGCCACAAATTTTATATATAAGTTAACGAAAAACCTTACTAATGAACAAATAATCGAAATTAATACGATAAAAAATTTTACAGATAAGTTTGAAAAATTAGTAGAATACGGAAGTAAAATAAAATTTGTTGAGACAGAAAAATCAATTTTTGGGAACAATTTAGTTCTGATTGACAGTTATTTGCCTGAAATAACAGCTAATTTAGTGTATTTATTTTTTTCTTCAAAAACAACGGCAATATCAGAACTTACAGAGCAATTAAGAGAATTTAACCCGATGAATTATGATTTAAGTTATCATCATAACTTCTACGAATATAAAATAAAACATTTACTGACCGATATTGCATTAGGGTTAATGCCGGCAAAAGTTTGGACAGGAAAATATGATGCAACCGGCGGTTATCTGATTGTAAAAGAAGACGGTGATGTTTTAGCATATCACTTATACAACCGTAATGAATTTGAAAATTATTTATTTCACAATACAAAATTAGAAACAGCAAGCACATCAAGACACAATTTTGGGAAAATATATTTTGATGAGAATGAGCAAAAAATTAAACTGAATTTGCAGATTAGGTTTAAAAAGTAG
- a CDS encoding DNA cytosine methyltransferase, with protein sequence MKKYSEIKQKTKIDTLKNTDEGAAYFTHYLHNKNNNKISKYYKKQAKEFLKNKVEESLQKYLSLDLEFDIPFPEPKKPKFTFIDLFAGVGGIRIAMQNLGGKCVFSSEIDKYAKKTYELNFGEVPFGDITKINEKDIPEHDILCAGFPCQAFSIAGKRKGFDETRGTLFFDIARIIKEKQPKAFFLENVKGLRNHNKGKTLKTILKVLRKDLGYFVKEPKIINAKDFGVPQNRERIFIIGFRKDLNITEFNYPESTKKKKTFADIKEKKEVSVKYYLSDTYQNTLIKHKQRHADKGNGFGYEIIADDQCSNAIVVGGMGKERNIVIDCRLTNFTPVTKIKGKVNKNYWRRMTPREWARLQGFPENFIIDVSDVQAYKQFGNSVAVPAIQATAKVLIDKVKKNAQRK encoded by the coding sequence ATGAAAAAATACAGTGAAATAAAGCAAAAAACAAAAATTGATACACTTAAAAATACAGATGAAGGGGCTGCATATTTCACTCATTATCTGCACAATAAAAACAACAACAAGATTTCAAAATACTACAAAAAACAAGCAAAAGAGTTTCTTAAAAATAAAGTTGAAGAGTCCTTACAAAAATATTTAAGCCTTGATTTAGAGTTTGACATTCCGTTTCCGGAACCGAAAAAACCAAAATTTACGTTTATAGATTTATTTGCCGGTGTCGGGGGGATTAGAATTGCCATGCAAAACCTTGGAGGAAAATGCGTATTTTCTTCTGAAATTGATAAATATGCAAAAAAAACCTATGAATTAAATTTTGGTGAAGTTCCTTTCGGAGATATTACAAAAATCAATGAGAAAGACATTCCCGAACACGATATTTTATGTGCCGGCTTTCCGTGTCAAGCATTTTCAATAGCCGGAAAACGCAAAGGTTTTGATGAAACAAGAGGAACATTGTTTTTTGACATTGCAAGAATTATTAAAGAAAAACAACCAAAAGCATTTTTTCTTGAAAACGTAAAAGGTTTGAGAAATCACAATAAAGGAAAAACCTTAAAAACAATTTTGAAAGTTCTGCGTAAAGATTTAGGGTATTTTGTTAAGGAACCTAAAATTATTAATGCAAAAGATTTCGGGGTTCCGCAAAACAGAGAACGTATTTTTATTATCGGTTTCCGTAAAGACTTAAACATAACAGAATTTAATTATCCGGAATCAACCAAAAAAAAGAAAACATTTGCAGATATAAAAGAAAAAAAAGAAGTTTCGGTTAAATACTACCTTTCTGACACCTATCAAAATACATTGATAAAGCACAAACAAAGACATGCTGATAAAGGGAACGGTTTCGGATATGAAATAATTGCTGATGACCAATGTTCAAATGCTATTGTTGTAGGAGGAATGGGTAAAGAACGAAACATTGTAATTGATTGTCGTTTAACGAATTTCACACCTGTAACTAAAATAAAAGGTAAAGTAAATAAAAATTATTGGCGACGTATGACACCGAGAGAATGGGCACGCTTGCAAGGTTTTCCGGAAAATTTCATAATTGATGTTTCAGATGTTCAGGCATATAAACAATTCGGTAATTCGGTTGCCGTACCGGCAATTCAGGCAACAGCTAAAGTATTAATTGACAAAGTCAAGAAAAATGCTCAAAGGAAATAA
- a CDS encoding polysaccharide deacetylase family protein, whose protein sequence is MTWKINTDKKLIYLTFDDGPIPEITEKILLALDIFDAKATFFCVGENVKKYPSIYNEILSQGHTTGNHTYSHLNGLKTETSEYLTNIKKAAQYIESDLFRPPHGRMKTSQQNEIRKNYNIVLWDVLSFDFNNNLSNEMCFNNVKHFTRPGSVIVFHDNIKSKDNMFYALTQSLLLYSELGYKFKALTSEVINNQQQKIRKRLPVFAGLF, encoded by the coding sequence ATAACTTGGAAGATCAATACTGATAAGAAGCTTATTTATTTAACTTTTGATGACGGTCCTATTCCTGAAATTACCGAAAAAATATTATTGGCTTTAGATATTTTTGATGCAAAAGCAACTTTCTTTTGTGTAGGTGAAAATGTTAAAAAATATCCGAGTATTTATAATGAAATTTTATCACAAGGACATACTACGGGAAATCATACTTATTCACATTTAAATGGTTTAAAAACTGAAACTTCAGAATATCTTACAAATATAAAAAAAGCTGCTCAATATATTGAATCTGATCTTTTTCGTCCGCCACACGGAAGGATGAAAACATCTCAACAAAATGAAATCAGGAAAAATTATAATATTGTTTTATGGGATGTTTTATCTTTTGATTTCAATAACAATCTTTCAAATGAGATGTGTTTCAATAATGTAAAACATTTCACAAGGCCGGGATCGGTTATTGTTTTTCATGATAACATAAAATCTAAAGACAATATGTTTTATGCTTTAACCCAAAGTTTATTATTATATAGCGAATTGGGCTACAAATTTAAGGCATTGACTTCTGAAGTAATTAATAATCAACAACAAAAAATAAGAAAACGATTACCTGTTTTTGCCGGTTTATTTTGA
- a CDS encoding DnaJ domain-containing protein yields MNFKNYYKILGIAKNAGEEDIKKAYRKLAKQWHPDKNPDNKKAEGKFKEISEAYDVLSDVVKRKKFDDFISFSDKQRQYSYRKASDYTERAYESEFSDFFKQFFRKRKTDRRYSYFKGDDLRGKITINLSEAYEGSTRIVNTSSGKFRIKIKPGIESNNILKIEGKGKKSRYGGENGDLYIRIVIKGTPGFIRKKNDLIKTEYIDVYTAILGGEITVSTFKGNIKVKIPENYQYKRKLRVKNYGMPIYNKPGMYGDLFLDLKYILPEKISEEEIRLLKKLQELRK; encoded by the coding sequence GTGAACTTTAAAAATTACTATAAAATATTAGGGATAGCCAAAAATGCAGGAGAGGAAGATATAAAGAAAGCATATCGTAAATTGGCAAAACAATGGCATCCCGATAAAAATCCGGATAATAAAAAAGCGGAAGGAAAATTTAAGGAAATTTCTGAAGCCTATGATGTTTTATCAGATGTTGTAAAACGCAAAAAATTTGATGATTTTATAAGTTTTTCTGATAAACAAAGACAGTATTCATACAGAAAAGCATCCGACTATACAGAAAGAGCTTATGAATCGGAATTTTCAGATTTTTTTAAACAATTTTTCAGGAAAAGAAAAACAGACAGACGATATTCTTATTTTAAAGGTGATGATTTAAGGGGAAAAATTACAATTAATCTTTCGGAAGCATATGAAGGATCAACAAGAATTGTAAATACAAGCAGCGGTAAATTCAGAATAAAGATAAAACCCGGAATAGAGAGCAATAATATATTAAAGATTGAAGGAAAAGGGAAAAAAAGCAGATACGGAGGTGAAAACGGCGATCTTTATATAAGAATAGTCATAAAGGGAACCCCCGGTTTTATAAGAAAAAAGAACGATCTGATAAAAACTGAATATATTGATGTTTACACTGCAATACTCGGAGGAGAAATTACTGTTTCAACTTTTAAGGGTAATATTAAAGTGAAGATACCGGAGAATTATCAGTACAAAAGGAAACTCAGAGTGAAGAATTACGGTATGCCGATATACAATAAACCCGGAATGTACGGTGATTTGTTTCTTGATTTAAAATATATCTTACCCGAAAAAATATCTGAAGAAGAAATACGCTTGTTGAAGAAACTTCAAGAATTAAGAAAGTAA
- a CDS encoding RNA polymerase sigma factor RpoD/SigA has translation MRQLKITKSITNRESASLDKYLQEIGRYDLISVEEEVELAQRIKKGDQSAIEKLTRANLRFVVSVAKQYQNQGLSLPDLINEGNLGLIKAAEKFDETRGFKFISYAVWWIRQSIMQAINEQSRIVRLPLNQVSSLSKYRKAVAKFEQDHQRKPSAEELAVILEVSKDKVLKTMKVSGRHVSVDAPFQEGEDNSLLDVLSDDDSPVADKTLIHESLRKEIERVFATLDERESKILQLSYGIGVEEMSLEEIGQQFGLTRERVRQIREKAIKRLRTTSRSNPLKKYLG, from the coding sequence ATGAGACAATTAAAGATTACAAAATCTATTACCAACCGCGAAAGTGCTTCACTCGATAAGTATTTACAAGAAATAGGAAGATATGATCTTATTAGTGTTGAAGAAGAAGTTGAATTGGCTCAAAGAATTAAGAAAGGCGACCAATCTGCTATTGAAAAATTAACAAGAGCAAATTTAAGGTTTGTTGTATCAGTAGCTAAACAATACCAAAATCAAGGCTTAAGCCTGCCTGACTTAATAAATGAAGGAAACTTGGGTTTAATTAAAGCTGCTGAAAAATTTGATGAAACAAGAGGTTTCAAATTCATTTCTTATGCAGTATGGTGGATTCGTCAATCTATTATGCAAGCAATAAATGAGCAATCAAGAATTGTGAGACTTCCTTTAAATCAGGTAAGTTCTTTAAGTAAATACAGAAAAGCAGTTGCTAAATTTGAACAAGATCATCAAAGAAAACCTTCAGCAGAAGAATTGGCAGTAATATTGGAGGTTTCAAAAGATAAAGTGCTTAAAACAATGAAAGTTTCAGGAAGACACGTATCTGTTGATGCTCCTTTTCAAGAAGGTGAAGACAACAGTCTGTTGGATGTCTTATCTGATGATGATTCTCCGGTTGCTGATAAAACATTGATTCATGAATCATTAAGAAAAGAAATTGAACGTGTTTTTGCAACCTTAGATGAAAGAGAAAGCAAAATTTTGCAACTTTCATACGGAATAGGAGTTGAAGAAATGTCATTAGAAGAGATCGGACAACAATTCGGATTGACGAGAGAAAGAGTAAGACAAATAAGAGAAAAAGCAATTAAACGATTAAGAACAACATCCAGAAGTAATCCTTTGAAAAAATATTTAGGATAA